The uncultured Bacteroides sp. DNA segment AACAACGTGCTAGAATTAGCAATTCGGATCGTTTGAGAGAGTTTGATTTCATTATACCTTCACTAACACCCGATTCGTTAAAAAGAGATTCTATCTTTCAGTCGCTTTCCAGAGCCGAGAATCGGCGCATAGAACCATGGACGCAAACTGTTTTGGCGTTCTTGAATCATCGTAGTCACGAAGCAGGTTCGGTGAAATATATTCGTCCGGGACTCGAACTATTGAAGGAGGTGCAACGTACAGGTGATATATTCTTCCCACGAGGTTGGGCTAATGCACTGCTAGGAAGTCACCGTAGCACTGGAGCTTATCAGGCGGTGAAGACCTTTTTTGCAGAACATCCTGATTATCCCCAATTGCTGAAGAATAAGATCTTGCAAGCGGCCTATCCACTCTACCGGGCAAATGGAGAGTGGATAGAGCCACAGGAATGAGATTATTTTATCCCTAATTTGTCTTTTAGTTCTTTTGTTAAAGCATCTTTGTGTACCATCACATAGATGGTTTTGGCGCGTACATAGCTTTGAGACATATTGAGATATCCATTGAACTTATTACGCTCTGTTCCCCAAGAATTTTTGGTCATGTAGTACTTTTTACCGTTTTGATCTTTTACAATTCCTGTCAGATGCATCAGGTGGTCGTCTGTAGTCTGAAAACCTTCGTATCCTTGTTGACGGACATCTTGGGTTACATTCACCTCGGGGCAAGGTTGTTCAAATTTGTATGCTTCCTGCAGGCGATCTTCTTTGCTCATCTTCTCGAAACGTGCTCTGTCTGTAGTGGCAGATTCGTCTATCTTTTCTGTTTCGGGATTAATGGCGACTCCGTTTTTGAAAGAGAATCCTTTCTCGCTTACATCTCCATCCCAACATACTGTATACCCACTGTTTAGCACATGATCTATTACTCCCATCATCTCATCAAGCGGCAGATTATACATCAGTTGATGTTCCCAGTTATCAGGTACTTCGGGGGCAAACTTCTCGTAATAGGGTTTGTGGCTGAAGCTTGTTAATTCTACATAGTCGTCCATGTTTAGCCCCAAGCTTGCTGCAAAAGTTTGAGGAGTATATTCTTTGTCTTTATAGGTAAACTTCTTTGGTATCTCTCCCAGATAAATATCGAATAGGCTATTTAGTAATTTGTAGTATTCGGGGCTGCGTTTAGATTGTTTTATAGCAGTATCAGCTATAGCCGAGATGTACTCT contains these protein-coding regions:
- a CDS encoding C1 family peptidase → MRTFILSIATLLLATNVIAQTPGYKFTTLVSQEATPVKNQASSGTCWCFATASFMESELIRMGKGTYDLSEMFIVRQKYMNQLEDNYLRKGEGNIGQGSLSHTFMNAYKEVGIVPEEIYSGIHYDSKQHNHNELAEYISAIADTAIKQSKRSPEYYKLLNSLFDIYLGEIPKKFTYKDKEYTPQTFAASLGLNMDDYVELTSFSHKPYYEKFAPEVPDNWEHQLMYNLPLDEMMGVIDHVLNSGYTVCWDGDVSEKGFSFKNGVAINPETEKIDESATTDRARFEKMSKEDRLQEAYKFEQPCPEVNVTQDVRQQGYEGFQTTDDHLMHLTGIVKDQNGKKYYMTKNSWGTERNKFNGYLNMSQSYVRAKTIYVMVHKDALTKELKDKLGIK